The following proteins come from a genomic window of Hymenobacter canadensis:
- a CDS encoding cupin domain-containing protein — MSSEKRYFRQQNPFIVPTTDGKLIEEHIGQASTGTSQYSVAHMVAPPQWSEPHQRPEFDEVTIVVRGRKRFEIDGDVVELGAGESLLIKAGARVRYSNPFEAECEYWSVCVPAFSPATVNREEE; from the coding sequence ATGTCTTCTGAAAAACGCTATTTCCGTCAGCAAAACCCTTTTATCGTTCCCACCACCGATGGCAAGCTCATCGAGGAGCACATCGGGCAGGCCAGCACCGGCACCAGCCAATACAGCGTGGCGCACATGGTGGCCCCGCCGCAGTGGAGCGAGCCGCACCAGCGCCCTGAGTTTGACGAGGTGACTATAGTGGTGCGGGGCCGCAAGCGGTTCGAGATTGACGGCGACGTGGTAGAACTGGGCGCCGGCGAGTCGTTGCTGATTAAGGCCGGGGCGCGGGTGCGCTACTCCAACCCATTCGAGGCCGAGTGCGAGTATTGGTCGGTGTGCGTGCCGGCTTTCTCGCCCGCCACCGTAAACCGCGAGGAAGAATAG
- a CDS encoding CsbD family protein, translating to MSYHEEDNSGKILLAALAGAGAGIIAGLLMAPDKGKATREKIGSAATKYSGQFGEQLSKYGEELDAKFKGYVEKLEDLTGAAGSSLKLKGDWNTAKGKLKQQYAQLTDEDLDYADGKGDELVGRLQNKLGKAKNEVVKMLNDL from the coding sequence ATGTCGTATCACGAAGAAGACAACTCCGGTAAAATTCTCCTCGCTGCTCTGGCCGGTGCCGGTGCTGGCATCATTGCTGGCCTGCTGATGGCTCCCGATAAAGGCAAAGCTACCCGCGAAAAAATCGGCAGCGCTGCCACCAAATACAGCGGCCAGTTCGGCGAGCAGCTGTCGAAGTACGGCGAAGAGCTGGACGCCAAGTTCAAAGGCTACGTTGAGAAACTGGAAGACCTGACCGGCGCTGCTGGCTCGAGCCTGAAGCTGAAAGGCGACTGGAACACCGCCAAAGGCAAGCTGAAGCAGCAGTACGCGCAGCTGACCGACGAAGACCTCGACTATGCCGATGGCAAAGGCGATGAGCTGGTGGGCCGTCTGCAGAACAAGCTCGGCAAAGCCAAAAACGAAGTAGTGAAAATGCTGAACGACCTGTAG
- a CDS encoding YtxH domain-containing protein, producing MQDTKGKVIFSLLAGATAGIVTGLLLAPETGDETRSGLKKSASKFGEDLNKLFKDGLSRFGGGGASAGATSQQQADRSAADQLLNSLSSPGKSSPIPDPVEEADSDYDGIGSDTRHSAGYGRPK from the coding sequence ATGCAAGACACGAAAGGCAAAGTAATCTTCTCGCTGCTGGCTGGCGCCACGGCTGGCATCGTGACGGGCCTGCTGCTGGCGCCCGAAACCGGCGACGAAACCCGGAGCGGCCTCAAAAAGTCGGCCTCTAAGTTTGGCGAGGACCTCAACAAGCTCTTTAAAGATGGCTTGAGCCGCTTTGGCGGCGGTGGCGCATCCGCTGGCGCTACCTCCCAGCAACAGGCCGACCGCTCTGCGGCCGACCAGCTGCTGAACTCGCTGAGTAGCCCCGGCAAGAGCAGCCCCATTCCCGACCCCGTTGAGGAAGCCGACTCTGATTACGACGGCATCGGCAGCGACACGCGCCACTCCGCCGGCTATGGCCGTCCGAAGTAA
- the lysS gene encoding lysine--tRNA ligase: MQHLSEQEIIRRQKLEELQKLGIEPYPSELFDVNFYAQEILDNYHEELNNFQEVSLAGRLMSMRVKGKASFAELQDASGRIQLYINRDEICPGEDKELYNTVFKKLLDLGDFIGVKGHVFKTMVGETSIHVTGLTVLSKSLRPLPVVKERTDEATGEKITYDAFTDPEQRYRQRYVDLVVNPHVREAFIKRTQLVQAMRNYLNDKGYMEVETPILQPLYGGAAARPFKTFHNTLDMTLYLRIANELYLKRLIVGGFDGVYEFSKDFRNEGMSRFHNPEFTQMELYVAYKDYYWMMDLVEEMVEKVALALHGKTEVQVGENLINFQRPWKRYTMAESIEHFTGFNIEGKNEEELRAAAKELKVGLDPSMGKAKIIDEIFGEHVEPKLIQPTFITDYPVEMSPLAKKHRSKPGLVERFEAICNGKEICNAFSELNDPIDQRARFEEQLELGKRGDTEAMVLDEDFLRALEYGMPPTAGLGIGIDRLSMIMTNSNSIQDVLFFPQMKPENTKSENAPHA, from the coding sequence ATGCAGCACCTCAGCGAACAGGAAATCATACGCCGCCAGAAGCTCGAAGAACTTCAGAAGCTGGGCATTGAGCCGTATCCGTCCGAGCTGTTTGACGTGAATTTCTACGCCCAGGAAATTCTCGATAACTACCACGAAGAACTCAACAACTTCCAGGAAGTGAGCCTAGCCGGCCGGCTGATGTCGATGCGGGTGAAGGGCAAGGCGTCCTTCGCCGAGCTGCAGGATGCCTCGGGCCGCATTCAGCTCTACATCAACCGCGACGAAATCTGCCCCGGCGAAGACAAGGAGCTGTACAACACGGTTTTCAAGAAGCTGCTGGACTTAGGCGACTTCATTGGGGTGAAGGGCCACGTATTCAAAACGATGGTGGGCGAAACATCCATCCACGTCACGGGCCTGACGGTGCTTAGCAAGAGCCTGCGCCCGCTGCCCGTGGTGAAGGAGCGCACCGACGAAGCTACCGGCGAAAAAATCACCTACGATGCCTTCACTGACCCCGAGCAGCGCTACCGCCAGCGCTACGTGGATCTGGTGGTGAACCCCCACGTGCGCGAGGCCTTCATCAAGCGCACGCAGCTGGTGCAGGCCATGCGCAACTACCTCAACGACAAGGGCTACATGGAGGTGGAAACCCCGATTCTGCAGCCCCTGTACGGCGGCGCGGCGGCCCGCCCCTTCAAGACGTTCCACAACACGCTGGACATGACGCTGTATCTGCGCATTGCCAACGAGCTATACCTGAAGCGCCTGATTGTGGGCGGTTTCGACGGGGTGTACGAGTTCAGCAAGGACTTCCGCAACGAGGGCATGAGCCGGTTCCACAACCCCGAGTTCACCCAGATGGAGCTGTACGTAGCCTACAAGGACTACTACTGGATGATGGATTTGGTGGAGGAAATGGTAGAGAAGGTGGCCCTGGCCCTGCACGGCAAAACCGAGGTGCAGGTAGGCGAAAACCTCATCAACTTCCAGCGCCCCTGGAAGCGCTACACCATGGCCGAGTCCATTGAGCACTTCACGGGCTTCAACATCGAGGGCAAGAATGAGGAGGAGCTGCGCGCCGCCGCCAAGGAGCTGAAAGTAGGCCTCGACCCGAGCATGGGCAAAGCCAAAATCATCGACGAAATCTTCGGCGAGCATGTGGAGCCTAAGCTGATCCAGCCGACGTTCATCACCGACTACCCGGTGGAAATGTCGCCGCTGGCCAAGAAGCACCGCAGCAAGCCGGGCCTAGTGGAGCGGTTCGAGGCCATCTGCAACGGCAAGGAGATCTGCAATGCCTTCTCCGAGCTCAACGACCCAATCGACCAACGCGCCCGCTTCGAGGAGCAGTTGGAGCTGGGCAAGCGCGGCGACACCGAGGCCATGGTGCTCGACGAGGACTTCCTGCGCGCCTTGGAATACGGCATGCCGCCCACGGCCGGCCTGGGCATCGGCATCGACCGCCTGAGCATGATCATGACCAACTCCAACTCCATCCAGGACGTGCTGTTCTTCCCGCAGATGAAGCCGGAAAACACCAAATCGGAAAACGCACCGCACGCGTAG
- a CDS encoding Kazal-type serine protease inhibitor domain-containing protein, translating into MKTLLPLLLLLLTGACQRATPPAATACIDPAKIRKDAMCTMQYDPVCGCDGQTYANACTATNAGVTRFTPGACPTSPSTPTPR; encoded by the coding sequence ATGAAAACGCTGCTTCCGCTGTTGCTCCTGCTGCTGACTGGCGCCTGCCAGCGGGCCACGCCCCCGGCTGCCACCGCCTGCATCGACCCGGCCAAGATCCGGAAAGACGCCATGTGCACCATGCAGTACGACCCCGTGTGCGGCTGCGATGGCCAGACTTACGCCAACGCCTGCACGGCCACCAACGCAGGCGTCACGCGCTTTACGCCGGGCGCCTGCCCCACTTCTCCCTCCACGCCCACTCCCCGCTAG